CGCGCGGACAGTGCTGCGAGCCGTTCCGGTCACTGTACCGGGCCACGCGACCATGACGTAGATCACATCCATCGCGTTCAACATCCAGCGCCCCGCGTGCGAATCCCTCTGCGACACGTACGACGGACAACACGCACAGTGCGGGACGAGAGGAGCCGGCCGGTGGGAATGCACGGCGGCGGTAGACCGGTCGGCGGGTCGGCGTGAGGGCGGGACGCGTGCGGTGGCCCCGCCGCAGGGCCGTCGCCGGCGGCGAGCCCGCCGTGACGTCTCTGCGCAGCGAGCAGGACGTGCGGGCGGCCTACCGGCGGTACGGCTCGGAGCTGTTCGGGTTCGCCTGCAACGCGCTTGACGACCGGCAGCTGGCCGAGGAGGTCGTCCAGGAGACGTTCCTGCGGGCCTGGCGCTCGGCGCCGTCCTACGACGAGCACCGGTCGGGAGTGCGGACCTGGCTGTATGCCATCGCGCGCAACGTGGTGGCGGACGCCAGGCGGCGCAGGTCGGCACGGCCGCCGCTCGCCGGGCACGAACCGGAGCGGGACGGGCGGCCGGGCCCGGGGGACGGGTCCGGTGACCCGTTCGACAAGCTGCTGCTGCGCATCGAACTCGACGAGGCGCTGCAACGGCTGAGCCCGGACCAGCGGCAGGTGATCACGGACGTCTACCTGCTCGGCCGTTCCTGCGCCGATCTGGCCGCCGAACTCGGCATCCCGGCCGCCACGGTGCGCAGCAGGCTGTACTACGGTGTCCGCGCCCTGCGTGGGATTCTGGAGGAGAACGGATGGCTGGCCCCGTGAACACGACATGCCACGCGGTCCGGATGGAACTCACCGAACTGCTGATGCTGGAGCGGCCGCTGCCCACGCCGCTCGCCCGCCACCTCGCCGGTTGCGACGCGTGCGCCGACGAGGCCGAGGGGGTCCGCCGGGTGATCCGGACGTTCGAGCGGGCGGAGTCACCGCTGACCATCCGCGACGACGCGCACCCGGCCCGGCTCGCACGGACGCCGCTCGGCAGGGCCGTCCGGACCAAGCCGTCGTACGCACGGGGCCGCCGCCGCGCGGCGCTCGTGACGGCTGCCGTGGCGTTGGCCTGTTGTGTGGCGGTGACGGTGACGGCGGACGGCGACCGCAGCGCTCCCGCCGCCACGCGGGTGACCCTGTCCCGGGAGGGGCGGATGGTCGAGCGCGGTTGGGGGACCGAGGTGCCGGTGTCCCTGTCCGGGCTGCGCCCCGGGCAGACCTACCGGCTGATGACCGCCGACGCGGACGGCCGGCGGATGCCCGCTGGCAGTCTGCGTGCCGACGAGGGCGGTTCCTCCCTGCACACCCGCATGATGACGGCCATGCCCCGGCGGCGGATCAGTGTTCTGCTCGTGCAGGACGAGCACGGTCGCCTGGTCGCCAGCGTCAAGGTGACCCCTCCGCCCGCCACCGGAGAGGCGTAGCCGGCCGGGCGGCAGGCGCTACCGGCCACCTGCCCCTTCCTGTTCGCCCCCGTCCTGTTCCCACCCCGCTCCCACTCCGTCCCCGCGCGGTCCACGCGATCCGCTTCCGCCGCGTGCCCCCGGACTTTCTCCCCCGCCGGGCACGGCTCTTGCCGTCCCGCATGCCCATGCCTGATGACCCCCGACCATCGGGCGCCCCTTTTACGGAGGTTCATTCATGTTTTCCGTACGACGTATCTCCGGTACCGCCGCAGTGCTCGCCGGTCTCGGTGTCACCGCGTCAGGTGCCGTGGCCATCGCCCAGGACAAGCCGGCCCGGCCCGCCGCGTCCCGTGCCGCGTCCGCCCGGCCGGCGGACGACGCCACGTCGTCGTCGGCATCGGCATCGATCTCTGGACGCGACCGGGTCTACACCGCCGACCAGACGTCCAACACCGTCACCGTGATCGACCCGTCCACCGACCGCACCCTGGGCACCATCGCGCTGGGCGCGCAGCGGCTGGGCGCCACCCTGAGCCCTCAGTACACCGACAACGTCGGCGTCCACGGGCTGGCCTTCTCCCCCGACCACACCCGCCTCGCGGTGGTCAGTGTCACCAGCAACACCGTCGACATCATCGACACCACCACCAACAAGGTGCTCAGCCAGACCGACGTCGGCCGCGCCGCGCACGAGGGCACCTTCACCGCCGACGGCAGGAAGTTCTGGGTCGCCGACCGCGGACGCGACACCGTCACCGTGGTCGACGCCGTGCACGGCGGCGTCCTGGGTACCGTGCGGGTGGGCGCCGGACCGTCGAAGGTGGTGCTCAGCCCGGACGGGAAGTACGCCTACGTCAACCACATCAGTGAGCCGGAGATTACGGTCGTCGACGTCGCCTCGCGCAGGGTCGTGGACCACATCACCGGGCTCGGCGACACCTTCTCCTCCGACGAGGCCATCTCCCCGGACGGCACCGAACTGTGGGCCGCGCACAAGCGCGTCGGCAGGACCAGCGTCATCGACCTGGTGCACCGCAAGGTCACCACGGTGCTGGACACCGGCCCGGACACCAACCACCCCAACTTCGCCACCACGAAGGCGGGTTCCTTCGCCTACCTCACCGTCGGCGGTCTGGACGAGA
This is a stretch of genomic DNA from Streptomyces sp. TG1A-8. It encodes these proteins:
- a CDS encoding sigma-70 family RNA polymerase sigma factor, whose translation is MTSLRSEQDVRAAYRRYGSELFGFACNALDDRQLAEEVVQETFLRAWRSAPSYDEHRSGVRTWLYAIARNVVADARRRRSARPPLAGHEPERDGRPGPGDGSGDPFDKLLLRIELDEALQRLSPDQRQVITDVYLLGRSCADLAAELGIPAATVRSRLYYGVRALRGILEENGWLAP
- a CDS encoding beta-propeller fold lactonase family protein, which encodes MFSVRRISGTAAVLAGLGVTASGAVAIAQDKPARPAASRAASARPADDATSSSASASISGRDRVYTADQTSNTVTVIDPSTDRTLGTIALGAQRLGATLSPQYTDNVGVHGLAFSPDHTRLAVVSVTSNTVDIIDTTTNKVLSQTDVGRAAHEGTFTADGRKFWVADRGRDTVTVVDAVHGGVLGTVRVGAGPSKVVLSPDGKYAYVNHISEPEITVVDVASRRVVDHITGLGDTFSSDEAISPDGTELWAAHKRVGRTSVIDLVHRKVTTVLDTGPDTNHPNFATTKAGSFAYLTVGGLDETLVYKRTADGIPKLVTRIHDHGHAPHGIWPSGDGSRLYVGLEKSDKVDVIDTATNEVVDTIGVGQEPQALVYVSDAAPAGSAAGLGQQGLGGSPRNVPTALPDGTAGETMRRGNKGRSLEATIRPVSGLDMIQLQARDLQPTTTYQAYSVDAEGNRIPVVSFTTDSSGNAAQVLAFADFTGRSIALESKGKATQQTLANAAAAAAAMHPGSDSSVQAADLLYCDCC